A window from Neobacillus sp. PS3-40 encodes these proteins:
- the whiA gene encoding DNA-binding protein WhiA has translation MSFASETKKELTTLEMKSCCVKAELSALIRMNGSLSYSNRKLIVDIQTENAAIARRIYTLIKKSYQVQVELLVRKKMRLKKNNVYIVRLSEQAKVILEDLKILGEGFTFTHNIAEELIKKKCCKRAYLRGAFLAGGSVNNPETSSYHLEMFSLYKEHNDSLCELMNMFGLKSKTLERKKGYITYLKEAEKITEFLNIVGAHNALLRFEDVRIVRDMRNSVNRLVNCETANLNKTIGASLRQVENIQFIDQIVGLHILPEKLREIAELRVNYQDVTLKELGEMVSGGAISKSGINHRLRKIDEIADKLRTGEMVPIK, from the coding sequence ATGTCTTTTGCTTCGGAAACAAAAAAAGAACTAACGACTCTGGAAATGAAGTCATGTTGTGTAAAAGCAGAGCTGTCAGCTTTAATCCGCATGAACGGCTCACTATCATACTCTAATCGTAAGCTAATTGTTGATATTCAAACCGAAAATGCAGCGATTGCAAGAAGAATTTACACATTAATAAAAAAGAGCTACCAAGTACAGGTCGAACTTCTTGTCCGGAAGAAGATGCGTTTGAAAAAAAATAATGTTTATATTGTTCGTTTGTCGGAGCAGGCAAAAGTAATATTGGAGGATTTAAAAATTCTTGGTGAAGGATTTACCTTCACGCATAATATTGCGGAGGAACTTATTAAAAAGAAATGTTGCAAGCGTGCTTATTTAAGGGGGGCCTTCCTTGCTGGAGGTTCTGTCAATAATCCTGAAACGTCTTCCTACCATTTGGAAATGTTCTCCCTTTATAAAGAACATAATGATTCCTTATGTGAATTGATGAATATGTTTGGCTTAAAAAGCAAAACACTTGAGCGGAAAAAGGGTTATATTACTTACTTAAAAGAGGCTGAAAAGATAACTGAGTTTTTGAATATAGTCGGCGCTCATAATGCCTTACTTCGCTTCGAGGATGTCCGAATTGTCAGGGATATGAGAAATTCTGTTAACCGTCTTGTAAACTGTGAGACAGCTAATTTGAATAAAACAATAGGTGCATCGTTAAGGCAGGTTGAGAATATCCAGTTTATTGACCAAATCGTTGGGTTGCATATTTTACCTGAAAAGTTACGTGAAATTGCAGAATTACGGGTGAACTATCAGGATGTGACCTTAAAGGAATTAGGCGAAATGGTTAGCGGTGGGGCGATCAGCAAGTCTGGGATTAACCATCGTCTAAGAAAGATTGATGAAATTGCAGATAAACTACGGACCGGTGAAATGGTCCCAATCAAATAG
- a CDS encoding 8-oxo-dGTP diphosphatase, giving the protein MQRVTNCVLLRDNKVLLLQKPRRGWWVAPGGKMEPGESVRDSCIREYREETGIYLISPQLKGIFTMIMQENDQVVSEWMMFTFLATDSDGLGYQESEEGKLEWHSVEQLGSLPMAAGDYHILDYMIHAKGIIYGTFTYTKDFKLIGYRLDPS; this is encoded by the coding sequence ATGCAACGGGTTACCAATTGTGTATTGTTAAGAGATAATAAGGTATTATTGCTGCAAAAACCGCGACGTGGTTGGTGGGTGGCCCCTGGTGGAAAAATGGAGCCAGGTGAATCCGTACGAGATTCCTGTATTCGTGAATATCGAGAAGAAACAGGAATATATTTAATAAGCCCTCAATTAAAAGGTATTTTTACGATGATTATGCAGGAAAATGATCAAGTTGTATCAGAATGGATGATGTTTACCTTTTTGGCAACCGATTCAGATGGATTGGGTTATCAAGAAAGTGAAGAAGGAAAATTAGAATGGCATTCCGTGGAGCAGCTGGGTTCACTTCCTATGGCTGCTGGAGATTACCATATTCTTGATTATATGATTCACGCTAAAGGTATTATTTATGGCACTTTCACATATACAAAAGACTTCAAACTAATCGGTTATAGATTAGATCCTAGTTAA
- a CDS encoding HPr family phosphocarrier protein translates to MVEQRVKVKLKTGLQARPAALFVQEANRFSSDVFLEKDGKKVNAKSIMGLMSLAVSSGTEIKIIVTGADEQDAIIALTEFIQKEN, encoded by the coding sequence ATGGTAGAACAACGAGTGAAGGTAAAATTGAAAACAGGGCTTCAGGCTCGTCCAGCTGCCCTTTTCGTTCAGGAAGCAAACCGATTTTCATCAGATGTTTTTCTTGAAAAAGACGGCAAAAAGGTGAATGCGAAGAGTATTATGGGTTTGATGAGTCTTGCAGTCAGCTCAGGAACAGAGATCAAAATTATTGTAACAGGTGCCGATGAACAGGATGCTATTATTGCATTAACTGAATTCATTCAAAAGGAAAACTAA
- a CDS encoding YvcK family protein gives MRQEGQPRIVIIGGGTGLPVLLRGLKHYPVDITAIVTVADDGGSSGRLREDLHIPPPGDIRNVLAALSDVEPLIEEMFQHRFKTSNELSGHSLGNLILAAMTSITGNFVHAIQEMSKVLNVHGKVLPAAIQSVVLNAEMEDGTIVSGESKIPYSGKKIHKVFLTPDDIRPLPETLQAIRQADLIILGPGSLYTSILPNLLVPKLGEEVCRSRAKKVYICNLMTQAGETLNYSASDHVEALYKHLDSAFIHTILVNNEEIPQDVQLRYKEELANPVQYDLPRLFELGLEVVHADIAIQEKGALRHDPKKVAEILYNLLLIETNDACNP, from the coding sequence ATGAGACAAGAGGGACAACCCAGAATTGTCATCATTGGTGGTGGAACAGGCTTGCCAGTCCTATTGAGAGGGTTAAAACATTATCCTGTCGATATTACTGCGATTGTAACTGTGGCTGATGATGGAGGCAGTTCGGGAAGATTACGTGAAGATCTGCACATACCTCCTCCAGGAGATATCAGGAATGTGTTAGCTGCTTTATCCGATGTTGAACCGCTAATTGAAGAAATGTTTCAGCATCGATTTAAAACATCTAATGAATTGTCAGGGCATTCGCTTGGAAATTTAATCCTTGCTGCGATGACATCCATTACCGGAAACTTTGTCCATGCTATTCAAGAAATGAGCAAGGTTTTGAATGTGCATGGTAAAGTATTGCCAGCAGCTATCCAAAGCGTTGTTTTAAATGCGGAAATGGAAGATGGGACGATTGTTTCGGGAGAGTCAAAAATTCCTTATTCGGGGAAAAAAATACACAAGGTATTTTTGACACCTGATGATATCCGCCCATTACCTGAAACACTTCAGGCAATCAGACAAGCAGATTTAATTATCCTAGGCCCTGGAAGTTTATATACAAGTATTCTTCCGAATCTTCTCGTTCCGAAACTTGGAGAAGAGGTTTGCCGTTCCCGAGCAAAGAAAGTATATATTTGCAATTTAATGACGCAGGCAGGAGAAACGCTTAATTACTCTGCAAGCGATCATGTAGAGGCCCTCTATAAACATCTGGATTCTGCCTTTATTCATACAATCCTTGTAAATAATGAAGAAATTCCGCAGGATGTCCAGCTTCGGTATAAAGAAGAGTTGGCAAATCCAGTTCAATATGACCTTCCACGTCTATTTGAGCTAGGTCTTGAAGTCGTCCATGCTGATATTGCGATCCAAGAAAAGGGAGCACTTCGGCATGATCCTAAAAAGGTAGCAGAAATTTTATATAATTTGCTTTTAATTGAAACTAATGATGCGTGTAATCCGTAA
- a CDS encoding AAA family ATPase: protein MEKIKVILFGNFMTSVDNERIVFPYGKAEALFYYLIVNKSTSRDQLANLFWADMSDQTAKKNLRNALYTLKKLFANLAIFSFSGLSTVSLNPNINIESDYDAFIRNENNLEIFKGEFLHRFTVKDADEFDRWMYKVRAECNFIYNSRLWNEVSEYKKSKNYFQLENICRKIIELDEFDESGYIELMNCYKKLQKYSNAIVVYNELSDLLLKELDVPPNQETQKVYNEILDLMNEREKVKTSQKFFIGRDKEIRLLKNNYYSFHHNESYHSFLVRGEMGVGKTRLKEYFVNEISDKDLCVVEANCYKFEENYVLRPWKSILVNILKIIRTEQITLSQSLLDILVNIAPEFESYKKEITIRIRATNESPNLFEIEDVILEVLKVVSSRKKLILVFEDIHWMDATSMRLLNSLLVNGKLHNCIFFLTTRNEMNAELEKFLVYINNYANVEVLELTPFNKCEVERFIDHALPKEKITDDIYQEIYNETEGNAFFLTEYMQAIINHQTNNIMSTRMKDVLMSRFIDLTKNESKILEITSLFYDEVSVSILKKFIDLDELEIIETAELLAEKGLLKEITYQNDICYMFAHQKLREFQYLQIPGGKKKVLHNRIGKLLELKLPHNLSDLDIYYKLIYHYEKAGNVIESLKYRIKSLSMFFNFIHERFPIIHFDKDSFSKLYIGEEQTEQNLEKLVGLFERVMKEYPANEELPSFKMNVLHLNGRFNIRRGNYESGLKDIENLITFATEENHLDFVLKGYEQKICYCLQTYNTEVMGQVLANVLSIINKTRDKCIEGVWFRYRGMYEYLCENYEEAEEYFRESIWIHTQDLQTFENYRLNIAACYNNIGDIRKDQGDFEEALHYYEKAISICNEKNLWISLSLFKTNAGVACYHAKKFTQSKEYMQSALVIYNKLSYNMSQPIAEIYMCLLLLMEKDYQSALTYLLKADEHAQVLKNPRELISLLDLKKAIVKEMDKNKALYNVFHNYLHDSDYTDFDEKIKINGEIPSNKLKMNKQKTSNQ, encoded by the coding sequence ATGGAGAAAATCAAAGTGATCCTTTTTGGCAACTTTATGACAAGTGTAGATAATGAGAGAATTGTTTTTCCATATGGTAAGGCAGAAGCACTTTTCTATTATTTGATTGTGAATAAAAGTACTTCAAGAGATCAGTTGGCCAATTTATTCTGGGCTGATATGAGTGATCAAACGGCAAAAAAGAATTTAAGAAATGCATTGTATACGTTGAAAAAGCTGTTTGCAAATTTGGCTATATTTTCGTTTAGTGGTCTTTCTACTGTCTCATTGAATCCGAATATCAATATTGAATCAGACTATGATGCTTTTATTCGGAATGAAAATAATCTGGAAATTTTCAAAGGCGAATTTCTACATAGATTTACTGTAAAGGATGCAGATGAATTTGATCGCTGGATGTATAAAGTCAGGGCTGAGTGTAATTTTATTTATAATAGTCGTCTATGGAATGAAGTGTCTGAATATAAAAAAAGCAAAAACTATTTTCAACTAGAGAATATCTGCCGAAAGATTATTGAGTTAGATGAGTTTGATGAAAGTGGATATATTGAACTGATGAATTGTTATAAAAAGCTGCAAAAATATTCGAATGCCATTGTCGTTTATAATGAATTGTCGGATTTACTTTTAAAAGAATTAGATGTTCCCCCTAATCAAGAAACTCAAAAAGTCTACAATGAAATACTTGATTTAATGAATGAACGAGAAAAAGTGAAAACCTCGCAAAAATTTTTCATTGGCAGAGATAAGGAAATTAGGCTTTTAAAAAACAATTATTATTCCTTTCACCACAATGAATCCTATCATTCCTTTCTTGTTCGTGGCGAGATGGGTGTGGGAAAGACCCGATTAAAAGAGTATTTTGTTAATGAGATATCGGATAAAGATTTATGTGTAGTCGAAGCAAATTGTTACAAATTTGAAGAAAATTATGTGTTGAGACCATGGAAATCCATTTTGGTAAATATATTAAAGATTATTAGAACCGAACAAATCACGTTGTCACAGTCTTTGCTGGATATACTCGTAAATATTGCGCCTGAATTTGAAAGCTACAAAAAAGAAATAACAATTAGAATAAGGGCCACCAATGAATCACCTAATTTATTTGAAATTGAAGATGTGATTTTAGAAGTATTAAAAGTTGTTTCAAGCAGGAAAAAGTTGATCTTGGTTTTTGAGGACATTCATTGGATGGATGCCACTAGTATGCGCCTTTTGAATAGTTTACTAGTAAATGGTAAATTACATAATTGTATCTTCTTTTTAACAACTAGAAATGAAATGAATGCGGAATTGGAAAAATTTTTAGTGTATATCAATAATTATGCAAATGTAGAGGTGTTGGAGCTAACGCCATTTAATAAATGTGAAGTGGAACGATTTATTGACCATGCACTACCCAAAGAAAAAATTACTGATGACATTTATCAAGAGATCTATAATGAAACTGAAGGAAATGCCTTTTTCTTAACCGAATATATGCAGGCAATCATTAATCATCAAACAAATAACATAATGTCAACGAGAATGAAGGATGTATTGATGTCCAGATTCATTGATCTTACTAAAAACGAAAGTAAAATTTTAGAAATAACATCATTGTTTTATGATGAAGTTTCGGTTTCTATTTTAAAAAAGTTTATTGATTTAGATGAATTAGAAATAATTGAAACGGCAGAGTTATTGGCAGAAAAGGGGTTATTGAAAGAAATTACTTATCAAAATGATATCTGTTATATGTTTGCCCATCAAAAATTACGTGAGTTTCAATACCTTCAAATACCAGGTGGTAAAAAGAAAGTTTTGCATAATCGGATTGGGAAACTGCTCGAATTAAAATTACCGCATAATCTAAGTGACTTGGATATCTATTATAAACTTATTTATCATTATGAAAAGGCTGGTAATGTTATTGAATCGTTGAAATACCGAATAAAAAGTTTAAGTATGTTTTTTAATTTTATCCATGAACGGTTTCCAATCATTCATTTCGATAAAGATTCGTTCAGTAAGCTGTATATTGGTGAAGAACAAACTGAGCAAAACTTGGAGAAATTAGTTGGTCTGTTTGAAAGGGTTATGAAGGAATATCCCGCGAATGAAGAACTTCCTAGTTTTAAAATGAATGTGCTGCATTTAAATGGCCGCTTTAATATCAGGAGAGGCAATTATGAAAGTGGCTTAAAGGATATTGAAAACTTGATCACATTTGCCACTGAGGAAAATCATCTGGATTTTGTCCTGAAAGGATATGAACAAAAAATTTGCTATTGCCTTCAAACATACAACACCGAAGTAATGGGACAAGTATTGGCTAACGTATTATCAATCATTAATAAGACCAGGGACAAATGTATTGAGGGAGTATGGTTCCGTTACCGGGGAATGTATGAATATTTATGTGAAAATTATGAAGAGGCTGAAGAGTATTTTCGTGAGAGCATCTGGATTCACACACAAGATTTACAAACCTTTGAAAATTATCGGTTGAATATCGCCGCTTGCTATAACAATATCGGTGATATTCGAAAAGATCAGGGTGATTTTGAAGAAGCACTGCATTACTATGAGAAAGCCATTTCTATTTGCAACGAAAAAAATTTATGGATCAGCCTTTCATTATTCAAAACAAATGCCGGTGTGGCTTGTTATCATGCGAAAAAATTCACGCAATCCAAAGAATACATGCAAAGTGCGTTAGTCATCTACAATAAGTTGTCCTATAATATGAGCCAGCCGATCGCAGAAATATATATGTGTTTGCTGCTTTTAATGGAAAAAGACTATCAGAGTGCATTAACCTATTTACTGAAGGCAGATGAACATGCGCAAGTACTTAAAAATCCCAGAGAGTTAATCAGTCTTCTCGACCTTAAGAAAGCGATTGTAAAAGAGATGGATAAGAATAAAGCGCTATATAATGTTTTTCACAACTATTTACATGACTCCGACTATACGGATTTTGATGAAAAAATAAAAATTAATGGAGAAATCCCCTCTAATAAGTTAAAAATGAATAAACAGAAAACCTCAAATCAATAG
- the clpP gene encoding ATP-dependent Clp endopeptidase proteolytic subunit ClpP, whose translation MNLIPTVIEQTNRGERAYDIYSRLLKDRIILLGSAIDDHVANSIVAQLLFLEAENPEKDISIYINSPGGSITAGMAIYDTMQFIKPDVQTICIGMAASMGAFLLAAGEKGKRYALPNAEVMIHQPLGGAQGQATEIEIAAKRILFLREKLNGILAERTGQSLEVIGKDTDRDNFMTADRALEYGLIDHILTRNSLDKDKDKK comes from the coding sequence ATGAATTTAATCCCTACAGTTATTGAACAAACAAATCGGGGCGAAAGAGCATATGACATCTACTCTCGTCTTTTAAAAGACAGAATTATTTTACTTGGCAGTGCCATTGATGATCATGTAGCAAATTCCATTGTAGCCCAGTTGCTATTCCTTGAAGCAGAAAATCCAGAAAAAGACATATCCATTTACATAAACAGTCCTGGCGGGAGCATTACTGCTGGAATGGCTATTTATGATACGATGCAATTCATTAAACCAGATGTACAAACGATCTGTATTGGTATGGCTGCATCCATGGGTGCTTTCTTACTTGCTGCAGGTGAAAAAGGAAAACGCTATGCCTTGCCTAATGCTGAAGTTATGATTCACCAGCCACTTGGCGGTGCCCAAGGACAGGCAACAGAAATCGAAATTGCTGCTAAACGCATTCTTTTCCTACGTGAAAAATTAAATGGGATTTTAGCAGAACGTACTGGTCAGTCACTCGAAGTAATCGGGAAAGACACTGATCGCGACAACTTTATGACAGCAGACAGAGCGCTCGAATATGGGTTAATTGATCACATTCTAACTCGCAATTCTCTTGATAAAGATAAAGATAAAAAATAA
- the trxB gene encoding thioredoxin-disulfide reductase: MTNEKIYDVIIAGAGPAGMTAAVYTSRANLSTLMIERGIPGGQMANTEEVENYPGYESILGPDLSTKMFEHAKKFGAEYAYGDIKEIIDHGDYKTIVAGSKQYNAYSVIITTGAEYKKVGVPGEKELGGRGVSYCAVCDGAFFKGKELVVIGGGDSAVEEGIYLTRFASKVTIVHRRNELRAQKIIQDRAFANEKIDFVWNHTIKEIHAKDGKVGSVTLVSTENGKEQEFRTDGVFIYVGMVPLSKPFASIGITNENGYIETNDRMETKVRGIFAAGDIREKTLRQIVTATGDGSIAAQSAQHFLEEHKEELKSKQ; encoded by the coding sequence ATGACCAACGAAAAAATCTATGATGTCATTATTGCTGGTGCAGGTCCAGCTGGTATGACTGCAGCTGTTTATACATCACGAGCTAATTTATCTACATTAATGATTGAGCGTGGTATTCCTGGTGGGCAAATGGCGAATACTGAAGAAGTTGAAAACTATCCTGGTTATGAAAGTATTTTAGGGCCAGATTTATCAACTAAGATGTTTGAACATGCGAAGAAATTCGGAGCAGAATATGCTTATGGGGATATTAAAGAAATCATTGATCATGGTGATTATAAAACGATTGTGGCTGGTTCAAAGCAATACAACGCTTATTCTGTGATCATTACAACGGGTGCTGAATATAAGAAAGTCGGCGTTCCTGGGGAAAAAGAGCTTGGCGGACGAGGTGTGTCTTATTGTGCCGTTTGTGATGGGGCATTTTTTAAAGGAAAAGAGCTTGTTGTCATTGGTGGGGGAGATTCTGCTGTTGAAGAAGGCATCTATTTAACCCGGTTTGCTTCAAAGGTAACGATTGTTCATCGCCGAAATGAACTTCGTGCTCAAAAGATTATTCAAGACCGTGCCTTTGCAAATGAAAAAATCGACTTTGTTTGGAATCATACAATCAAAGAGATCCATGCAAAAGATGGTAAGGTTGGCAGTGTTACACTTGTTTCAACTGAAAACGGCAAAGAGCAGGAATTCCGAACAGACGGTGTATTTATTTACGTCGGTATGGTACCTCTTTCTAAACCGTTTGCAAGTATTGGAATTACAAATGAGAATGGGTACATTGAAACAAATGATCGTATGGAAACGAAGGTTCGTGGCATTTTTGCAGCTGGTGATATTCGTGAGAAAACATTGCGGCAGATTGTTACTGCTACTGGGGACGGAAGCATTGCAGCCCAGAGTGCCCAGCACTTTTTAGAAGAGCATAAGGAAGAATTGAAATCAAAGCAGTAA
- the rapZ gene encoding RNase adapter RapZ, translated as MSTGATGDTQMVIITGMSGAGKTVAIQSFEDLGFFCVDNLPPTLLPKFLELMKESGNKMNKVALVMDLRGREFFDHLFKALDDLAETSWVTPQILFLEADDSALVRRYKEVRRSHPLAPSGLPLEGIQLERELLEDLKGRAQLIYNTSEMKPRELREKILTEFTRNKKTIFTVNVMSFGFKYGLPIDADLVFDVRFLPNPHYIDHMRPMTGLDEEVSRYVLKWSETQKFLEKVTELLIFMLPHYKREGKSQLVIAIGCTGGQHRSVTLAEYIGHFFEKDYQTCITHRDIQRRKEKTT; from the coding sequence ATGAGTACCGGTGCGACGGGCGATACTCAAATGGTCATTATTACGGGAATGTCTGGCGCAGGAAAGACTGTGGCAATCCAAAGCTTTGAGGATTTAGGGTTCTTTTGTGTCGATAATCTGCCGCCAACGCTTCTGCCGAAATTCCTTGAACTCATGAAGGAATCAGGGAATAAAATGAATAAAGTTGCATTAGTCATGGATTTGCGCGGAAGAGAGTTTTTTGACCATCTTTTTAAAGCCCTTGATGATCTTGCTGAAACGTCATGGGTTACCCCTCAAATCCTATTTCTTGAGGCAGACGATTCAGCCCTAGTAAGACGTTATAAAGAGGTAAGACGCTCCCATCCACTTGCTCCTTCTGGTTTGCCACTTGAAGGGATTCAGTTGGAAAGAGAATTACTCGAGGATTTAAAAGGGCGGGCGCAGCTCATTTATAATACATCCGAGATGAAACCTAGGGAACTAAGAGAAAAAATTCTAACTGAGTTTACGAGAAATAAGAAAACTATCTTTACGGTTAATGTTATGTCTTTTGGGTTCAAGTATGGACTTCCAATTGATGCTGATCTTGTTTTTGATGTCCGGTTTTTGCCGAACCCTCATTATATCGATCATATGAGGCCAATGACTGGGTTGGATGAAGAGGTTTCTAGATATGTTTTAAAATGGAGTGAGACACAAAAATTCTTAGAGAAAGTCACGGAACTGCTTATCTTTATGCTTCCTCACTATAAGAGGGAAGGGAAGTCACAGTTGGTTATTGCCATCGGATGTACAGGAGGGCAGCACCGTTCTGTTACACTTGCTGAATATATTGGACATTTCTTTGAAAAGGATTATCAAACTTGCATCACGCATCGGGACATCCAGAGGAGAAAGGAAAAGACAACATGA
- the hisIE gene encoding bifunctional phosphoribosyl-AMP cyclohydrolase/phosphoribosyl-ATP diphosphatase HisIE: MNVGEIKFNELGLVPVIVQDAASKEVLTLAYMNKESLSKTLETGETWFFSRSRQELWHKGATSGNTQTIVDMKYDCDQDAILVLVNPKGPACHTGSVSCFTEGVFEGKKDGYEILRELEKIILDREKQRPEGAYTTYLFEKGVDKILKKVGEEASEVIIAAKNRDPEELRWEAADLLYHLIVLLVEQGLPFEAVLKTLEERHNKK, encoded by the coding sequence ATGAACGTTGGAGAAATCAAATTTAATGAATTGGGACTTGTCCCAGTTATCGTCCAGGATGCCGCTTCGAAAGAAGTATTAACACTTGCTTACATGAACAAGGAGTCACTTTCAAAAACGTTGGAAACGGGTGAAACGTGGTTTTTCAGCCGTTCTCGTCAAGAATTGTGGCATAAAGGGGCAACTAGCGGGAATACGCAGACGATTGTTGATATGAAGTATGATTGCGACCAGGATGCAATCCTCGTATTGGTTAACCCAAAAGGACCAGCTTGTCACACTGGTTCAGTTAGCTGTTTCACAGAAGGAGTTTTTGAAGGAAAAAAAGACGGTTATGAGATTTTGCGTGAGCTTGAAAAGATTATTTTGGATCGTGAAAAGCAGCGTCCAGAAGGTGCTTATACAACATACCTTTTTGAAAAGGGTGTTGATAAAATATTGAAAAAAGTGGGCGAAGAAGCTTCAGAGGTCATTATTGCAGCAAAAAATCGTGATCCGGAAGAGCTTAGATGGGAAGCAGCTGATTTGCTTTATCACCTAATCGTCTTATTGGTGGAGCAAGGACTTCCATTTGAAGCAGTTCTTAAGACACTTGAGGAACGGCATAATAAAAAATAA
- a CDS encoding tetratricopeptide repeat protein has translation MGIDSNARLQKGKILSFLPTGEYYFTKGLKAYNRRDFIKAKKYLERAMQLEPGEPMITCQLAIIEAELGEYENSNRLLHLILDELDEEMAECHYFLANNYAHMGFFKDAFQHAKLYLELDPDGEFIEDTEDLMELLSFESEEMDDEFYEQDDLIVKQEQARELLESGYFPKAIELLNDVIEEYPEYWSAYNNLALAYFYLGEADRAKEILMDVLERSPGNLHALCNLLVFAHYLKQMEKESQLIDMLKRVQPMISEHQFKLGATFALVGEYDRAYVLLKKLYKHGFDGDGPFYYWLSYAAYFTGRESLARNVWKKALQLNRDKEGFEPWNKEKPEISGFEDHLGTISLKLESEYLEERLFGLFLLSVSSKKSELLTSKGIMQNAKLTIMEQKYLLFLNTGKRSSISDAHDIAKELYDFYQPIGTIEAGLFLFWFTIFIEVSSQHIELKNKKAWAAAVEYVWNKYRNHWISQQEIADRYELSMATVGKYVKMVNNCLKS, from the coding sequence ATGGGTATAGATTCGAACGCAAGATTACAAAAAGGAAAAATTCTTTCATTCCTTCCAACGGGGGAATATTATTTCACGAAGGGTTTAAAGGCTTACAATCGTCGTGATTTTATAAAAGCAAAAAAATACCTTGAACGTGCGATGCAGCTGGAGCCTGGTGAGCCGATGATTACCTGTCAGCTAGCTATTATTGAGGCTGAATTAGGAGAGTATGAAAATTCCAACCGCCTCTTGCATCTTATCCTTGATGAACTGGATGAAGAAATGGCTGAATGCCATTACTTTTTAGCTAATAATTATGCTCATATGGGCTTTTTTAAAGATGCATTTCAACATGCAAAGCTTTATTTAGAACTTGACCCTGATGGGGAATTTATAGAAGATACAGAAGATTTAATGGAACTCTTATCATTTGAGTCAGAGGAAATGGATGATGAGTTTTATGAGCAGGATGATTTAATTGTCAAACAGGAACAGGCCCGTGAGCTGTTGGAATCGGGATATTTTCCAAAGGCAATTGAACTCCTTAACGATGTGATCGAAGAATATCCTGAGTATTGGTCCGCATACAATAATCTTGCGCTTGCCTATTTTTATTTAGGGGAAGCAGACAGAGCAAAAGAGATTTTAATGGATGTACTTGAGCGAAGCCCAGGTAATCTACATGCCCTTTGCAACCTGCTTGTGTTTGCTCATTACTTGAAGCAAATGGAAAAAGAAAGCCAGTTGATTGATATGTTAAAACGAGTTCAACCGATGATTTCGGAACACCAATTTAAATTAGGAGCTACTTTTGCATTGGTGGGTGAATATGACAGGGCATATGTACTCCTCAAAAAGCTTTATAAACATGGATTTGACGGAGATGGTCCATTTTATTATTGGCTGTCATATGCAGCATACTTTACTGGGAGAGAAAGCCTTGCCAGAAATGTGTGGAAAAAAGCACTCCAATTAAATCGTGATAAAGAGGGATTTGAACCTTGGAATAAAGAGAAGCCTGAAATTAGTGGTTTTGAAGACCATTTAGGTACGATTTCTTTAAAATTGGAAAGTGAATATTTAGAGGAACGGTTATTTGGTTTATTCCTTTTGTCGGTTTCTTCGAAGAAATCAGAATTGCTTACCTCAAAGGGTATTATGCAAAATGCAAAACTAACGATTATGGAGCAAAAGTATCTTTTATTTTTAAATACGGGTAAACGATCTTCTATTTCAGATGCTCATGATATTGCCAAGGAATTGTATGATTTCTATCAACCTATTGGAACGATTGAAGCAGGCTTGTTTTTATTTTGGTTCACTATTTTCATTGAAGTATCTAGTCAACATATTGAGCTGAAAAATAAGAAGGCATGGGCCGCTGCAGTAGAGTATGTCTGGAATAAATATCGCAATCACTGGATTTCTCAACAGGAAATAGCTGATCGTTATGAACTTTCAATGGCTACGGTTGGGAAATACGTAAAAATGGTGAATAACTGCTTGAAATCATAA